The region CGCAACACCCTCCTGAAATCGCTTTTCTCCTTTATGAGCGTAAAAATCAAGCTCCTCATCCACGAAAATCCGGTTTAAAAACCGTTCCCGGAATCGACAGAGTGTATTGCGCACGGCTTCGATTTCCAGAAGGTCAACACCTACGAAAAGAGAAATCTCCTTCACTCGGCCACTTCTTTTTCCTTTTTGGCTTTCTCAATGATACCCTCTGCAATCTGCGCCGGGACTTCCTCGTAGTGCGAGAAGCGCATGGAAAAAGAACCCCGTCCCTGGGTAATGGACCGAAGGTCCACCGAATACCGGAACAGTTCCGCCAAAGGCACCATCGCTTTCACCTTCTGATACCCATTCTGTGGTTCCATTCCCAGAATCCGTCCTCGTCGGGCATTGAGGTCCCCAATGACGTCGCCCATATTCTCGTCAGGCACCAGAACCTCAACGTTCATGATGGGTTCCAAGAGCACCGGATTCGCTTCGGATGCTCCCTTACGGAAGGCCATCGAACCGGCAATCTTAAAGGCCATATCCGAAGAATCCACCGGATGGTAGGAACCATCGTACACCGTCACCCGCACATCGATGACCGGATACCCGGCCAAAATTCCCTCCTGCATCGCTTCCTGAACGCCCTTTTCCACCGCCGGAATGTAGTTGCGAGGAATCACGCCCCCCACGATTTTGTCCACAAACTCAAATCCCTGTCCCCGGGGCAGGGGCTCCAGTTCAATCCAGGCATGACCGTACTGACCTCGACCACCGGATTGTCTCTTGTACTTCCCTTCCGCTTTGGCGTTCTTTTTGATGGTCTCTTTATAGGGAACCTGAGGAATCGACAAACCAACCTCCACCCCGAACTTCCGTTTCATCTTATCCACTACCACATCCAGATGGATGTCCCCCAAACCGTAGAGGATATCTTCCTTGGTGTCTGGGTCCCGCTGGACCTTGAGGGTGGGATCTTCCTCCAACACCCGGCTGAGGGCCTGGCTAATCTTCTCCTCGTCACCTTTACCCAGCGGCCGGATTGCCGCCAGATAGTTCGGCTCCGGGTAGGTAAGGGGAGGGAAAACAATGGGGTGGTCTTTGTCCGCTAAGGTGTCACCCAAATAGATTTCGCTGATTTTGGCCACTGCCGCAATATCCCCAGCAGTGACCTCTTTGGTCTGTTCCTGATTCTTTCCCCGTAAAAAGACCAGCTGACCAATTTTTTCCTCCACCCCCCGAGACGCATTGTACAGCTTGGCCTCCGGAGAAATTTTCCCTGAAAAAACCCGGAAAAGGGCAATTTTTCCCACATAGGGGTCGCTAATAATTTTGAATACAAAAGCCGAAAAAGGTTCATTCTGGTCACATCCTCTCTCCTCTTCGGCCTG is a window of Atribacterota bacterium DNA encoding:
- the fusA gene encoding elongation factor G — encoded protein: MKDLDKSKIRNVGLFSHAGAGKTTLTEAMLFNAGLITRRGKVEEGNTVSDWQSEEIKRGISIDLSVLPLPWKGCKLNLVDTPGYADFVGNVIGALRAVDSGMVLLCAVSGVEVGTEKVFQYLSQEGLPVIFVINKMDREGADFEKTLEELKERLTPKATPVFFPIGKEANFRGVVDLFSLKAFYFEGEGKVKEGSIPEEVKETVDSFRENLIENVAETNDELLNLYLEGQEIDPQVLRQALRQAIRERKIFPVLCASGLSNKGVALLSDFLVDFAPSPEERGRVKGINPTTQAEEERGCDQNEPFSAFVFKIISDPYVGKIALFRVFSGKISPEAKLYNASRGVEEKIGQLVFLRGKNQEQTKEVTAGDIAAVAKISEIYLGDTLADKDHPIVFPPLTYPEPNYLAAIRPLGKGDEEKISQALSRVLEEDPTLKVQRDPDTKEDILYGLGDIHLDVVVDKMKRKFGVEVGLSIPQVPYKETIKKNAKAEGKYKRQSGGRGQYGHAWIELEPLPRGQGFEFVDKIVGGVIPRNYIPAVEKGVQEAMQEGILAGYPVIDVRVTVYDGSYHPVDSSDMAFKIAGSMAFRKGASEANPVLLEPIMNVEVLVPDENMGDVIGDLNARRGRILGMEPQNGYQKVKAMVPLAELFRYSVDLRSITQGRGSFSMRFSHYEEVPAQIAEGIIEKAKKEKEVAE